Within the Methanocorpusculum vombati genome, the region TCGTCAATGCCGACACTTGCGAGCAGTTCTTTTGGTCTGCCGGTATCATCGCGTTTGCCGTACTTGAGAATCATCGGATACTCGACGTTTTCATACGCGGTCAGAAGGCCGATTAAGTTGAACTTCTGGAAGATGAAGCCGATACGGTCGCGGCGGTGAATGGTCAGTTCGTCGTCGGTCATCTCTTTGACGCTGCGGCCGTCGATGTACATCTCGCCCATTGTCGGGACGTCCAGACATCCGATCATGTTCATAAGGGTGGACTTTCCCGAACCGGACGGGCCCATGATGGCCACGAACTCGCCCTCCATCACTGAAAACGTGACGCCGTTTAAGGCATGTACATCGCCTGCGGGCATGTGATAGACCTTATAGACATCAACGAGTTCAACAACCGGAACCTCGGACATGGTTTATTTCTTCCTTATGTCGTCAAGAAGTCCGCGCCGCCATGCAACCGCTGCACATCCTGCAATCAGGAGAATGATCACTGCGGCAACGATAATGCCGAGGGGAGAACCCTCGTTTGCAGATGTTCCGCTGCCGGAGATAACGGCACCCTGAAGCGTTACCTGAACGGTGGTGTCGTACGGGTTACCATCCGCGTCCTTGTAAGTGACCACAAGGTCCACGACGTTGGATTCCGGGTTGGTGAAGGTCACATCGAACTCGGCAATTCCGTCCGGTTCAAGCGATCCGACCACATAGGTTTCCATCGGGGCAGTTGGTGTTGCTTTGGCGGTTGTGACCATGATGGACTTTGCGTCTTCCAGTCCTGCGTTGTTGACGTCGCCGGTGACCTGATAGTAGGTTCCTTTGTTGGAAACCACGATGTTGTTTAAGACCATTTCGGCGCGGACTTTGCGTTCACCGAGTTCTACTGGAATCTGCACCGAGTTGGTGTGCAGGTTCTGGCCGTTCCGGTAACTTACGTCAAAGGAGATGTCGGTCGGTTTGTCCACGACGACGGTCAGGTTTGCATCGACATGCTGATCGGGATCGAGTTTTCCGACAAAGTAGGTGGTCTGTTTTGAGGAGACACCGTCACCGGTGACGGTGA harbors:
- a CDS encoding ABC transporter ATP-binding protein, which encodes MSEVPVVELVDVYKVYHMPAGDVHALNGVTFSVMEGEFVAIMGPSGSGKSTLMNMIGCLDVPTMGEMYIDGRSVKEMTDDELTIHRRDRIGFIFQKFNLIGLLTAYENVEYPMILKYGKRDDTGRPKELLASVGIDEAKMTHTPFELSGGQQQRVAIARALANDPALLLCDEPTGNLDSKMSEQIMALLQDLNRKGRTIVMVTHDPHTATYANRTIVIRDGEIVNE